A genomic segment from Ignavibacteriales bacterium encodes:
- a CDS encoding KamA family radical SAM protein: MELWQQMVRDSVHTVDQLVEKFGIDRKVAEELDEFFQARINPYYLGLIRQPGDPIWRQCVPDKEELEDFDAAEDPLMEDAMSPVPNITHRYPDRALFLVTSQCGLYCRFCTRKRKVGDHDKISMKGLESAFKYLEEHTEIRDVILSGGDPLMLTDAMLEKILARIRAIPHIEIIRLGSKMPCVLPQRITPKLVNMLKKYHPIYCNTHFNHPWEITPESSKACTMMADAGIPMGNQMVIMKGVNDDPAVVKELMQKLLKIRVRPYYMYMADETKGANHFRTSIETGLNILENLRGHTSGLAIPHFVIDAPGGGGKIPILPNYVLHKDEERIILRNFQHKIYTYKNYEDKNNPDGFGSKKSNSKNGKNGSNGNGNGKGKKDDMKPKKIKLPELSEIEN, encoded by the coding sequence ATGGAACTTTGGCAGCAAATGGTACGCGACAGTGTGCACACTGTTGATCAGCTCGTCGAAAAATTCGGGATCGACCGCAAAGTAGCGGAAGAACTTGATGAATTTTTTCAGGCACGTATCAATCCATATTATTTAGGCCTAATTCGCCAGCCCGGCGATCCAATCTGGCGTCAATGCGTTCCGGATAAAGAAGAACTGGAAGATTTTGATGCAGCAGAAGATCCGCTGATGGAAGATGCAATGAGTCCTGTGCCAAACATTACTCATCGTTATCCTGATCGTGCGCTGTTTCTTGTTACCAGCCAATGCGGTTTGTACTGTCGCTTCTGTACAAGAAAACGAAAAGTTGGCGATCATGATAAGATATCAATGAAAGGACTTGAAAGCGCTTTCAAATATCTTGAAGAACATACTGAAATACGTGATGTTATTCTTTCTGGCGGTGATCCTTTAATGCTAACTGATGCAATGTTAGAAAAGATTCTTGCAAGAATAAGAGCAATTCCTCATATCGAAATAATTCGTCTTGGTTCAAAAATGCCTTGTGTATTACCGCAGCGTATTACACCAAAGCTTGTAAATATGTTAAAGAAGTATCATCCTATTTATTGTAACACTCACTTTAATCATCCCTGGGAAATTACTCCTGAAAGTTCCAAAGCCTGCACTATGATGGCTGATGCAGGAATACCGATGGGCAACCAGATGGTTATTATGAAAGGTGTTAATGATGATCCTGCAGTTGTTAAAGAATTGATGCAGAAACTTCTTAAGATTAGAGTTCGTCCTTATTATATGTATATGGCCGATGAAACGAAGGGCGCTAATCACTTTAGAACTTCTATTGAAACAGGTTTAAACATACTTGAGAATTTAAGAGGACATACAAGCGGCCTTGCTATTCCACATTTTGTAATTGATGCACCTGGCGGCGGCGGTAAGATTCCAATTCTACCAAACTATGTGCTTCATAAAGATGAGGAAAGAATAATTCTAAGAAACTTTCAACATAAAATCTACACTTACAAGAATTATGAAGATAAGAATAATCCGGATGGGTTTGGAAGCAAGAAAAGCAATAGTAAAAATGGGAAGAACGGAAGCAATGGGAATGGTAACGGCAAAGGAAAGAAAGATGATATGAAGCCGAAGAAGATAAAACTTCCCGAACTATCTGAGATAGAGAATTAA
- a CDS encoding GNAT family N-acetyltransferase: MIRPIKLSDKIEIENMLNRIPNFKEEEIKVAMELVNISVMNPDQTDYHLYVYENDGKIVGYHCTGKRPLTDGVYDLYWIASDPAISGKGIGKQLLEHAEEFVRSNNGRWLLAETSSKESYASTQNFYLRNKYSIISEIRDFYSVGDDLLVFGKYFNNKNH, translated from the coding sequence ATGATACGACCAATAAAGCTGTCTGACAAAATTGAGATTGAAAATATGTTGAACAGGATTCCAAACTTTAAGGAAGAAGAAATTAAAGTTGCAATGGAGCTTGTAAATATTTCAGTTATGAATCCTGATCAGACGGACTATCATTTATACGTTTACGAAAATGATGGCAAGATTGTTGGTTATCATTGTACAGGTAAACGACCATTAACTGATGGAGTTTATGATCTCTATTGGATTGCTTCCGATCCTGCAATCTCAGGCAAAGGCATCGGGAAACAACTTTTAGAACATGCTGAAGAGTTTGTAAGAAGTAACAACGGCAGATGGCTGCTGGCAGAAACTTCTTCAAAAGAAAGTTATGCTTCCACGCAAAACTTTTATCTTAGAAATAAGTACTCTATTATTTCGGAGATAAGAGATTTTTACTCAGTAGGTGACGACCTGCTGGTATTTGGAAAGTATTTCAACAATAAGAATCACTGA
- the recG gene encoding ATP-dependent DNA helicase RecG: MNSAKENIIESSVQYIKSVGPKRAESFSKIGINTIRDLIFYFPSRHLDRTTVLTTAKAYGYAINGYDGEATIIAKVVDKEKRNLGRKEILKVQFRDSSGFIECVWFHGVKYFYSVFNEGDYFAISGKPEINYNKLQIVHPDFDKITAEETQSFLNTGNIIPFYRIPKELKQKNIGDLSLRRIINYAVEDYADKLEETLPNEIITKHNLIDLKTAVKNYHYPQSKELFEKAKRRFKFEEMFYIELLVALRKNNYQTKLAGNKMEIKSKLVSDFIKTLPFELTHSQINVLSEIKSDLLSEKPMNRLLQGDVGSGKTIVALIAMLIAIDNGYQVSLMAPTEILADQHAKTISEMMRILSINNKQREIKVSLLLGGQKKSVRNQKLLDIELQDADIIIGTHAIFEEQVKFKNLGLIVIDEQHRFGVKQRGLLQSKGKTPDVLVMSATPIPRTLSMTVYADLDLSVINEMPKNRIPIKTVLRGEKKLPEIYNFIVDKAKEGYQTFLVYPLVEESEKLDLKAAITFYEDLKENHLKNLKLGLIHGRMSWQEKEEVMLMFKEKMFDVLVSTTVIEVGIDIPDANIILINDAHRFGLSQLHQLRGRVGRSNKQAYCILITRDEIAVKQIANELELDYLSSVQLEKYKSSVRLQSMVKHLDGFKIAEIDLKLRGPGDIFGTKQSGFPDLKYTNIVEDHEIILEAKESAFELIKNDPNLKNNFSVVIRENLIKYYSENLSYAQIA, translated from the coding sequence ATGAATTCTGCAAAAGAAAATATTATTGAATCTTCTGTTCAATACATAAAATCCGTTGGGCCAAAACGTGCAGAATCATTTTCTAAAATCGGTATAAATACAATTCGTGATTTGATTTTCTACTTCCCATCAAGACATTTAGATCGCACGACTGTTTTAACAACAGCCAAAGCTTATGGTTATGCGATAAATGGTTATGACGGCGAAGCTACTATCATTGCTAAAGTTGTTGATAAAGAAAAAAGAAATCTTGGCAGAAAAGAAATTCTTAAAGTTCAATTCAGAGATTCATCCGGTTTTATTGAATGCGTTTGGTTTCACGGAGTAAAATATTTTTATTCCGTGTTTAATGAAGGAGATTACTTTGCGATCTCCGGTAAACCGGAAATAAATTATAACAAACTTCAAATCGTGCATCCTGATTTTGATAAGATAACAGCAGAAGAAACACAAAGTTTTCTTAACACCGGAAATATTATTCCGTTTTACAGAATTCCAAAAGAGCTTAAACAAAAAAATATTGGTGATTTAAGCTTACGCCGCATTATTAACTATGCTGTTGAAGATTACGCAGATAAGCTAGAAGAAACTTTACCTAATGAAATTATAACCAAACATAATTTAATTGATTTAAAAACCGCAGTTAAAAATTATCATTACCCGCAAAGCAAGGAATTGTTTGAAAAAGCAAAACGCAGATTTAAGTTTGAAGAAATGTTTTACATCGAACTACTTGTTGCTCTAAGAAAAAACAACTATCAAACAAAGCTTGCTGGGAACAAAATGGAAATCAAATCTAAACTTGTTTCTGATTTTATTAAAACCCTTCCGTTTGAATTAACGCATTCACAGATAAATGTTTTGAGCGAAATTAAAAGTGATCTGTTGTCCGAAAAACCGATGAACAGGCTTCTGCAAGGCGATGTTGGAAGCGGAAAAACAATTGTTGCATTAATTGCAATGCTAATAGCAATAGATAATGGCTATCAAGTTTCGTTAATGGCTCCCACAGAAATTTTAGCTGATCAGCATGCAAAAACTATTTCTGAAATGATGCGAATACTTTCTATAAACAACAAACAAAGAGAGATTAAAGTTAGTTTGTTACTCGGCGGACAAAAGAAATCTGTTCGAAACCAAAAACTTCTTGATATTGAGCTGCAGGATGCTGATATAATTATTGGTACGCATGCAATTTTTGAAGAACAAGTTAAATTTAAAAATCTTGGTTTGATTGTAATTGATGAACAGCATCGTTTTGGTGTTAAACAGCGTGGATTACTGCAAAGCAAAGGTAAAACACCTGATGTACTTGTAATGAGTGCAACGCCAATTCCAAGAACTCTTTCCATGACGGTATATGCAGATTTAGATTTATCCGTTATAAATGAAATGCCGAAGAACAGAATTCCAATTAAAACAGTTTTACGCGGAGAGAAAAAACTGCCTGAGATTTACAATTTTATAGTTGATAAAGCAAAAGAAGGTTATCAAACCTTTTTGGTTTACCCACTTGTTGAAGAATCAGAAAAACTGGATTTAAAAGCAGCAATTACTTTTTATGAAGATTTAAAAGAAAACCATCTTAAAAATCTTAAACTTGGATTGATTCACGGCAGAATGAGCTGGCAGGAAAAAGAAGAAGTGATGCTAATGTTTAAAGAAAAGATGTTTGATGTTTTAGTTTCTACAACCGTTATTGAAGTTGGAATTGATATTCCTGATGCAAATATAATTCTGATTAACGATGCACATCGTTTTGGTTTATCCCAACTTCATCAACTACGTGGAAGAGTTGGGAGAAGTAATAAACAAGCTTATTGCATTTTAATTACAAGAGATGAAATTGCTGTTAAGCAAATTGCGAATGAACTTGAGTTAGATTATTTATCTTCTGTACAGTTAGAAAAGTATAAATCATCTGTAAGATTACAATCGATGGTAAAACATTTAGATGGATTTAAAATTGCAGAGATAGATTTAAAACTGCGCGGGCCTGGAGATATTTTCGGAACAAAGCAAAGCGGCTTTCCGGATTTAAAGTACACAAACATTGTTGAAGATCATGAAATTATTCTCGAAGCAAAGGAAAGTGCGTTCGAATTAATAAAAAATGATCCGAATCTAAAAAATAATTTTTCTGTCGTCATTCGGGAAAATCTTATCAAATACTACTCAGAAAATCTTTCTTATGCTCAGATTGCTTAG
- a CDS encoding ATP-grasp domain-containing protein: MKTAAKILICYNSPVSIFSVYNGKHSEESTASKDLSEHSFASNMVEIENYLKNFFTDVKSLPIDKNVNYTIDEITSYNPDAILNFVESVEGITFYEYCMAGLYELLGYNYTGNIPSTLGNCLNKERAKEILYSNGIKTPRAITLSPKQKFTNKDVNLNYPLILKLVDEDASIGISENSVVNNYKELKKHFTFLTETYKKKLIVEEYIIGRELNCAILGDKVLPISEIDFTGLPENLPKIVTYDGKWIEDSTYYNHTKPVCPANIKNDIRIKIEETALHAYTVLNCRDYARVDVRLTDEGTPYVIEINPNPDVSSDSGFARAAAASGKSYSELLFTIISFALQRKKNDTTNKAV; encoded by the coding sequence ATGAAAACCGCAGCTAAAATATTAATCTGTTATAATTCGCCCGTTAGCATATTTTCAGTCTATAATGGAAAACATTCTGAAGAATCTACAGCGAGTAAAGATTTATCGGAACATTCATTTGCATCAAATATGGTAGAGATTGAGAATTATCTAAAAAATTTTTTTACTGATGTAAAATCTTTACCGATAGATAAGAATGTTAACTACACAATTGATGAGATTACATCTTATAACCCGGACGCGATATTAAATTTTGTAGAATCAGTTGAAGGAATTACGTTCTACGAATATTGTATGGCTGGTTTATACGAATTACTTGGATACAATTATACCGGGAACATTCCATCAACTCTTGGTAATTGTTTAAATAAAGAACGCGCAAAAGAAATTTTATATTCAAACGGAATTAAAACTCCAAGAGCAATCACTTTATCACCCAAACAAAAATTTACAAATAAGGATGTTAATCTTAATTATCCTCTTATCTTAAAATTGGTTGATGAAGATGCGAGCATAGGAATATCTGAAAACTCAGTTGTAAACAATTATAAAGAATTAAAAAAGCATTTTACTTTTTTAACTGAGACTTACAAAAAGAAACTTATTGTTGAAGAATACATTATTGGCAGAGAATTAAATTGTGCAATACTTGGAGACAAAGTACTTCCTATTTCTGAAATAGATTTTACCGGTTTACCGGAAAATTTACCGAAGATAGTTACATACGATGGGAAGTGGATTGAAGACAGTACTTATTATAATCATACTAAACCTGTCTGTCCTGCTAATATTAAAAATGATATAAGAATCAAAATAGAAGAAACTGCATTACATGCCTATACTGTTTTAAATTGTAGGGATTATGCAAGAGTTGATGTAAGATTGACTGATGAAGGAACACCTTACGTAATAGAAATTAATCCAAACCCTGATGTATCAAGTGATTCCGGTTTTGCAAGAGCGGCCGCAGCATCAGGAAAATCTTACAGTGAACTTTTATTTACCATAATAAGTTTTGCATTACAGCGAAAAAAAAATGATACGACCAATAAAGCTGTCTGA
- a CDS encoding NAD(+)/NADH kinase translates to MLIGIIANITKETVFEVVSSFISKLKKNKLDYILTKSLLEDKDKIKIELFDDFVTDDKEVYEKADLIISIGGDGTMLATAFNAQFYDKPVLGVNLGKLGFLVEANIDQMDKIIQELKEGKYSIEERMVISGEALGHETEKLYAINDIVIDKGGWPKMIELTVWVDGEYVTTFSADGLIVATPTGSTGYSISVGGPIVSPKTDVITLSPISPHSLTVRPLVLPSSQEIVIKADSPYKEIQVSCDGQRVFDFPPPTEIKICKSDRPLKLVHTSLTTYFETLRNKLLWGIDLRIKKDGKEL, encoded by the coding sequence ATGCTAATAGGAATCATTGCCAATATAACCAAAGAAACAGTTTTTGAAGTTGTCTCTTCCTTTATTTCCAAACTAAAAAAGAACAAACTCGATTATATCCTCACAAAATCACTTTTGGAAGATAAAGATAAAATCAAAATTGAACTGTTTGATGATTTTGTAACAGATGATAAAGAAGTTTATGAAAAAGCTGATCTTATAATTTCAATCGGTGGTGATGGAACAATGCTCGCAACCGCATTCAATGCACAATTTTACGATAAGCCGGTGCTTGGTGTTAATCTTGGTAAGCTAGGATTTCTTGTTGAAGCAAACATTGATCAGATGGATAAGATTATTCAAGAGCTTAAAGAAGGGAAGTACAGTATTGAAGAAAGAATGGTTATCAGCGGAGAAGCATTAGGACACGAAACCGAAAAACTTTATGCAATAAACGATATTGTAATTGATAAAGGCGGCTGGCCAAAAATGATTGAGCTTACCGTTTGGGTTGATGGTGAGTATGTTACAACTTTTTCTGCAGATGGATTAATTGTTGCAACACCAACAGGCTCCACAGGTTATTCAATTTCGGTAGGAGGACCAATTGTTTCACCTAAGACTGATGTGATTACTCTTTCACCAATTTCTCCGCACAGCTTAACAGTTCGTCCTTTAGTGCTTCCTAGCTCTCAGGAAATTGTAATCAAAGCAGATTCACCGTATAAAGAAATCCAAGTTAGCTGCGATGGGCAAAGAGTTTTTGATTTCCCACCGCCTACCGAAATAAAAATTTGTAAAAGTGATCGCCCGTTAAAATTAGTTCACACATCCCTGACAACTTATTTTGAAACATTAAGAAACAAATTGCTGTGGGGAATTGATTTGAGGATTAAGAAAGATGGCAAAGAATTATGA
- a CDS encoding deoxyguanosinetriphosphate triphosphohydrolase — MEWKLLLTDDRLGIDKSQSTKKDGRSQFQKDFDRIVFSPAFRRLQDKTQVFPLPESDFVHTRLTHSLEVSVVGRSVGNLVGEQIIARHPKLKKDFTQFHFGEIVAASCLAHDIGNPPFGHSGEDAIAEYFKNGNGKKFKDEIADEKKWNDLIRFEGNAQGFRIITKLLNRDVNGGLQLTYATLSALNKYPKESLSDIEIEKAAGHKNIYKKFGFFQSEKDIFKLVAEKTGLDKPEKSEKYLWSRHPLSFLVEAADDICYSIMDLEDGFRLGLLSFKETENLLIPLIHKRDLTGYKNRDDNEKVGYLRAKAISDLVNDIAAVFVENEKEILQASFNKELVTVIKKTSALKKIERASIAKIYRHRSVVEREAAGYEVLGGLLDTFITAYNEYSENKLSPKNRAIINLIPRRFFYEEKQNPELYHRLLRIIDFVSGMTDSYAVSIYRKIKGISLPGGRVTE, encoded by the coding sequence TTGGAATGGAAATTACTCTTAACAGATGACCGTCTTGGAATTGATAAAAGTCAATCAACAAAAAAAGACGGACGCAGTCAGTTTCAAAAAGATTTTGACAGAATAGTATTCTCTCCTGCTTTCAGAAGACTTCAGGATAAGACGCAGGTTTTTCCATTGCCGGAAAGTGATTTTGTCCATACAAGGTTAACGCACAGTCTGGAAGTTTCTGTTGTCGGAAGATCCGTTGGAAATCTTGTGGGCGAACAAATAATTGCTAGACATCCGAAGCTTAAAAAGGATTTTACACAATTTCATTTTGGAGAAATTGTTGCCGCGTCTTGTCTTGCTCACGATATTGGCAATCCACCGTTTGGGCATTCTGGTGAAGATGCAATTGCAGAGTATTTTAAGAATGGAAACGGTAAAAAATTTAAAGATGAAATCGCTGATGAAAAAAAATGGAATGACTTAATCCGATTTGAAGGTAATGCACAAGGGTTTAGAATAATAACTAAACTTTTAAATCGTGATGTTAATGGTGGGTTACAACTAACTTATGCTACACTATCAGCCCTAAATAAATATCCTAAAGAATCTTTGTCAGATATAGAAATTGAAAAAGCAGCAGGACACAAAAATATTTATAAGAAGTTTGGATTCTTTCAGTCTGAAAAAGATATCTTTAAGCTTGTTGCTGAAAAAACCGGATTAGACAAACCAGAAAAATCAGAAAAGTATTTATGGAGTCGTCATCCGCTTTCTTTTCTTGTTGAAGCAGCTGATGATATTTGCTACAGCATTATGGATCTTGAAGACGGTTTTCGCTTAGGGTTATTATCATTTAAAGAAACAGAAAACCTATTGATTCCTTTAATCCACAAAAGAGATTTGACTGGCTATAAAAATCGGGATGACAACGAAAAGGTTGGATACCTCCGGGCAAAAGCAATCAGTGATCTGGTAAATGATATTGCAGCAGTATTTGTTGAAAATGAAAAAGAAATTCTTCAGGCATCTTTTAATAAAGAATTAGTAACTGTAATAAAAAAAACTAGCGCTTTAAAGAAAATTGAGAGAGCATCCATTGCAAAAATTTACCGGCACAGAAGTGTTGTTGAGCGTGAAGCCGCTGGATATGAAGTGCTCGGCGGATTGCTTGATACTTTTATAACAGCTTATAACGAATATTCGGAAAATAAACTTTCTCCAAAGAATCGTGCGATTATAAATCTGATACCCAGAAGATTTTTCTATGAAGAAAAACAAAATCCGGAACTCTACCATAGATTATTAAGAATAATTGATTTCGTTTCAGGAATGACAGATTCTTATGCAGTTTCTATCTATAGAAAAATAAAAGGAATTTCTTTGCCGGGTGGACGAGTAACTGAATAA
- a CDS encoding ATP-grasp domain-containing protein: MNVALAYNLKPESETLSALVSPIVNNHSENFQAQLDTYAEWDTWETINAVKDAIACYNNVTLIEANEEAYNKFREIKPDIVFNIAEGAFGVSREAQIPAMLDMLQIPYTGSDALTLGICLDKARTKEILSYYKVPTAKFFVADKIEDAENHNLSFPMIVKPISEGSGKGIYASSFVHNSDELKREIKRITSEYNQSALVEEFLSGREFTVAVLGNNSDTKILPAIEMRFDKYPEGTAPLYSYEAKWILDTKENDFDVFDCPANITKELEEKINKVCLDTYRVLKCRDWSRIDLRLDINGTPNIIEINPLPGIIPDPNENSSFPKAARAVGIEYNDMINTVLASAIKRYNLL, from the coding sequence TTGAATGTTGCATTAGCATACAATTTAAAACCAGAAAGTGAAACTCTCTCCGCATTAGTGTCTCCAATTGTTAATAATCATTCAGAAAATTTTCAAGCGCAATTAGATACTTACGCTGAGTGGGATACCTGGGAAACTATTAATGCTGTTAAAGATGCAATAGCTTGTTATAATAATGTTACTTTGATTGAAGCCAACGAGGAAGCGTATAATAAATTTCGAGAAATTAAACCTGACATTGTTTTTAATATTGCAGAAGGTGCGTTTGGTGTAAGTCGTGAAGCACAAATCCCTGCAATGCTTGATATGTTGCAGATTCCTTATACAGGTTCCGATGCTTTAACACTTGGAATTTGTTTAGACAAAGCCCGTACAAAAGAAATTTTAAGCTATTACAAAGTTCCCACCGCCAAATTTTTTGTGGCTGATAAAATTGAAGACGCAGAAAATCATAATCTTAGCTTTCCGATGATTGTTAAACCAATTAGCGAAGGTTCCGGTAAAGGAATTTATGCTTCGTCATTCGTACACAACTCCGATGAACTGAAAAGAGAAATTAAAAGAATTACTTCTGAGTATAATCAATCCGCATTAGTAGAAGAGTTTTTATCCGGAAGAGAGTTTACTGTAGCCGTTTTGGGAAACAATAGCGATACAAAAATTTTACCTGCTATCGAAATGAGATTTGATAAATATCCTGAAGGAACTGCACCACTTTATTCCTACGAAGCTAAGTGGATTCTTGATACTAAAGAAAATGATTTTGATGTATTCGATTGCCCAGCAAATATCACAAAAGAACTTGAAGAAAAGATTAACAAAGTTTGTTTAGATACTTACAGAGTTTTAAAGTGCCGTGATTGGAGCAGAATTGATTTACGTCTTGATATAAATGGCACACCAAATATTATTGAAATAAATCCCTTACCAGGTATAATTCCTGACCCAAATGAAAACTCAAGTTTTCCCAAAGCAGCTCGAGCTGTGGGAATTGAGTATAATGATATGATAAACACAGTTTTAGCATCAGCAATTAAGAGATATAATCTTTTATGA
- a CDS encoding MATE family efflux transporter, whose product MKFLNLKYSLAELFNFKDSSRSERAKKNIIILFVLHVFNFLSIMAIIPVAINYLGKTDYGIWLTLASILSWLINLDFGLGNGLRNKLAEALALNDLKLAKYYISTAYAVFAIGIFSIMVIYIFVHGLFNWAHLLNAPENYLALLNNLVLYVVVLFLVQFLLKLLTSIINADQRPALNGVLSLIINTSTLVTVYLLSLFCESSLTIFGIVSASIPIIVFLTASLYLFNGQFKIISPKISYINFKYSSDLVRLGMQFFVIQISSLIVFTTGNIVITQLYGPEPVVTYNVAYRYFYIVPMVFNVVLAPFWSAFTEAYVKKEFDWIKNSMRKLIFIWLILSFSAIIMLLISNWVYKIWVGPQINVPFALSFAATIFVILANWNNIFGYFIYGVGKVRVQLYYSIFTALLNIPLSIYLAKYAGFGITGIMVSTIVCLIFFSIWAPIQYLKIINGKATGIWNK is encoded by the coding sequence TTGAAATTTTTAAATCTAAAATATTCTCTTGCAGAACTTTTTAATTTTAAAGACTCTTCTCGTTCAGAAAGAGCAAAGAAGAATATTATCATACTTTTCGTCCTTCATGTTTTTAATTTCCTTTCAATAATGGCCATTATTCCGGTAGCAATAAATTATCTTGGTAAAACTGATTATGGTATTTGGCTTACGCTTGCGTCAATTCTAAGCTGGCTTATTAATTTGGATTTTGGGTTAGGTAATGGTTTAAGAAATAAACTTGCAGAAGCCTTAGCTCTTAATGATTTAAAACTAGCTAAATATTATATCAGTACTGCTTATGCTGTATTTGCAATTGGAATATTTAGTATAATGGTTATCTACATATTTGTGCACGGTTTATTTAACTGGGCGCACCTTCTTAACGCTCCGGAAAATTACCTGGCGTTATTAAACAATCTTGTTCTCTATGTAGTTGTTCTATTCCTTGTTCAATTTTTATTAAAACTTTTAACATCAATAATTAATGCGGATCAGAGACCAGCATTAAATGGGGTATTAAGTTTAATAATAAACACTTCAACTTTAGTTACCGTATATCTGCTTTCTCTTTTTTGTGAATCATCTTTAACTATCTTTGGTATAGTATCTGCGTCCATTCCCATAATAGTTTTTCTTACTGCCTCATTGTACTTGTTTAATGGTCAGTTTAAAATAATATCACCGAAGATCAGTTATATAAACTTCAAGTATTCTTCGGATTTAGTAAGACTCGGTATGCAGTTTTTTGTGATTCAAATTTCAAGCCTAATTGTTTTTACTACAGGAAATATTGTAATAACACAACTTTATGGACCCGAACCGGTTGTAACCTATAATGTAGCTTATAGATATTTTTATATTGTCCCGATGGTTTTTAATGTGGTGCTAGCACCTTTCTGGTCTGCGTTTACAGAAGCATATGTTAAAAAAGAATTTGATTGGATAAAAAATTCTATGAGAAAATTAATTTTTATCTGGTTGATATTATCTTTTTCTGCCATAATTATGCTGCTGATTTCAAATTGGGTTTATAAAATTTGGGTCGGACCCCAAATAAATGTACCATTTGCACTTTCATTTGCTGCAACGATTTTTGTAATCTTAGCTAACTGGAATAATATATTCGGGTATTTTATTTATGGAGTTGGTAAAGTTAGAGTTCAGCTTTATTATTCTATCTTTACTGCACTTTTAAACATTCCCTTATCAATCTATTTAGCAAAGTACGCCGGATTTGGAATAACCGGGATTATGGTATCAACAATAGTATGCTTGATCTTTTTTTCTATCTGGGCCCCAATTCAGTATCTTAAAATTATTAATGGAAAAGCTACAGGTATCTGGAATAAATAG